A region of Rhizobium grahamii DNA encodes the following proteins:
- a CDS encoding protein-disulfide reductase DsbD domain-containing protein — MLISIRASHLILAALGLCLSFTAASAEMSAWADNEGGRMRLVALPPDAKGEIRAGLQVEPRSGWITYWREPGKNGIPPQITITPGSSVTLQEIRYPVPKHIVDAKVDEIAYDASVTFPLTLKATGAASEIHAMAFIGICKEICIPFQADLTLKLSPAALSRPEEEAILAEAEKRLPQPPSSDFAITGHTLSADGKSLTLEMKLPQSGETPPQVVVAGPSGYAFTRQIAATRTGNTAKATLAIGKLPLNYDVHGKVWSVLVIDGTRGMESPLAFE, encoded by the coding sequence ATGCTCATCTCGATCCGCGCTTCACACCTGATCCTTGCCGCCCTTGGCCTCTGTCTATCGTTCACCGCTGCTTCGGCGGAAATGAGCGCATGGGCGGACAACGAAGGCGGGCGCATGCGCCTTGTCGCCCTGCCGCCCGACGCAAAGGGCGAAATACGCGCAGGCCTGCAGGTCGAGCCGCGATCCGGCTGGATCACCTATTGGCGCGAACCCGGCAAAAACGGAATCCCTCCGCAGATTACGATCACACCCGGCAGCAGCGTCACGCTTCAGGAGATCCGCTATCCGGTTCCAAAGCATATCGTCGATGCAAAGGTCGACGAGATCGCCTACGACGCGTCCGTCACCTTCCCCTTGACGCTGAAGGCGACCGGGGCGGCAAGCGAGATCCATGCCATGGCCTTCATCGGCATCTGCAAGGAGATTTGCATTCCCTTCCAGGCTGATCTGACGCTGAAGCTTTCGCCTGCGGCACTGTCGCGGCCGGAAGAGGAAGCCATTCTCGCCGAGGCCGAAAAACGACTGCCGCAACCGCCCTCCTCCGACTTTGCGATTACCGGGCACACGCTTTCGGCCGACGGCAAGAGCCTGACGCTGGAGATGAAGCTGCCACAATCCGGCGAGACGCCGCCGCAGGTCGTTGTTGCCGGCCCGAGCGGCTACGCGTTCACAAGGCAGATCGCGGCGACGCGCACCGGCAACACGGCCAAAGCAACGCTTGCGATCGGCAAGCTGCCCCTCAATTACGACGTTCATGGAAAGGTGTGGAGCGTTCTCGTCATAGACGGGACGCGTGGGATGGAAAGCCCGCTTGCCTTTGAATAG
- a CDS encoding YqgE/AlgH family protein, with amino-acid sequence MSLSTLKNRRERGFFDGQFLIAMPGIADSNFSRSVIYICAHSDAGAMGFIINRPQELTFTDVLLHLDIIKDDDAIVLPPNARDLQIQTGGPVESGRGFVLHSDDYLCDSSIPVSDDICMTATLDIIRAISNGSGPKRATMMLGYAGWGAGQLEAEIGNNGWLNCAANEELIFDASLDDKYERALAGMGISAAMLSAEAGHA; translated from the coding sequence ATGTCCTTATCCACGCTGAAAAACAGACGTGAACGTGGCTTCTTCGACGGCCAGTTCCTTATTGCCATGCCGGGCATAGCCGACAGTAATTTTTCCCGCTCCGTGATCTACATTTGCGCCCATTCCGATGCCGGCGCGATGGGGTTCATCATCAACAGGCCGCAGGAACTGACGTTTACCGACGTTCTCCTGCATCTCGACATCATCAAGGATGATGATGCGATCGTGCTGCCGCCGAACGCCCGAGATCTTCAAATCCAGACCGGTGGTCCTGTCGAGAGCGGCCGTGGCTTTGTCCTTCATTCGGACGATTACCTCTGTGATTCCAGCATTCCCGTCAGCGACGACATCTGCATGACCGCGACGCTGGATATCATTCGCGCCATCTCGAATGGAAGCGGACCGAAGCGCGCTACCATGATGCTGGGATACGCCGGCTGGGGCGCGGGTCAGCTCGAAGCGGAAATAGGGAACAATGGCTGGCTGAATTGCGCCGCCAACGAAGAGTTGATCTTCGACGCAAGCCTCGACGACAAGTACGAGCGCGCGCTTGCCGGCATGGGGATCAGCGCTGCGATGCTCTCGGCTGAAGCCGGTCACGCCTGA
- a CDS encoding peroxiredoxin encodes MTIAIGDALPSATFKEKTADGPVETTTDALFKGKRVVLFAVPGAFTPTCSLNHLPGYLENRDTILGKGVDDIAVIAVNDWHVMGAWAQSSGGLGKIHFLADWNAAFTKALGLDADLSGGGLGIRSKRYSMLVEDGVVKSLNVEENPGQATVSSAATMIEQL; translated from the coding sequence ATGACGATCGCAATCGGCGACGCGTTGCCATCAGCCACTTTCAAGGAAAAGACCGCCGATGGTCCGGTCGAGACCACGACGGACGCGCTGTTCAAGGGCAAGCGCGTCGTGCTCTTTGCGGTGCCCGGCGCATTCACGCCGACCTGCTCGCTCAACCACCTGCCGGGCTATCTGGAAAACCGCGACACCATTCTCGGCAAGGGTGTCGACGATATCGCCGTCATCGCCGTCAACGACTGGCACGTCATGGGCGCCTGGGCGCAATCCTCGGGCGGGCTCGGCAAGATCCACTTCCTGGCGGACTGGAACGCCGCCTTCACCAAGGCGCTCGGCCTCGATGCCGACCTTTCCGGCGGCGGCCTCGGCATCCGCTCGAAGCGCTATTCGATGCTGGTGGAAGACGGCGTCGTGAAGTCGCTGAACGTTGAAGAGAACCCCGGCCAGGCGACCGTCTCCAGCGCTGCGACGATGATCGAGCAGCTCTGA
- a CDS encoding GNAT family N-acetyltransferase, producing the protein MPKSVFRFLSRQPDSVELENEHYVLRLPRYQDFNQWHKLRSASRQFLEPWEPTWRRDELTEGAYRARVIRGKQEYASGQAIPLFLFHKENMTLLGGITIGYIRRGAAQSCMIGYWMGEAHAGQGHMFAALRLVIPYIFAGLELHRIEAACIPDNARSIRLLEKAGFQREGYLRGYLKINGQWHDHVMFSLLATDTDKGRITDSR; encoded by the coding sequence ATGCCAAAATCGGTTTTTCGGTTCCTGTCGCGGCAGCCGGATTCGGTGGAGCTCGAGAACGAGCACTATGTGCTTCGTTTGCCGCGCTACCAGGACTTCAACCAGTGGCACAAGCTGCGGTCGGCGAGCCGGCAGTTCCTTGAGCCCTGGGAGCCAACATGGCGTCGCGACGAACTGACGGAGGGCGCGTACCGCGCCCGCGTCATTCGCGGCAAGCAGGAATATGCCTCCGGGCAGGCCATCCCGCTCTTCCTGTTTCACAAGGAAAACATGACGCTGCTCGGCGGCATCACCATCGGCTATATCCGCCGAGGCGCCGCCCAAAGCTGCATGATCGGCTACTGGATGGGCGAGGCCCATGCCGGCCAGGGCCATATGTTCGCCGCACTTCGATTGGTTATACCCTATATCTTCGCAGGGCTTGAGTTGCACCGTATCGAAGCAGCCTGTATTCCAGACAATGCTCGGAGCATCCGCCTGCTTGAAAAAGCCGGGTTTCAGCGGGAAGGCTATCTGCGCGGATACTTGAAAATCAACGGTCAGTGGCATGATCATGTGATGTTCTCACTACTCGCCACCGACACGGATAAAGGCAGGATAACCGACAGCCGATGA
- a CDS encoding zinc-binding metallopeptidase family protein gives MRLFACDSCDQVIHFDNRQCVRCGHRLGFLPDDIRMHALELAGDEWQLVADRQRRVRFCANAGLDICNWLVPEEDGHEFCIACRYNRLVPNTNTQDGIDRWRRISQAQRHLFYSMLRWLLSPPDRQEDPQGGLVFDFLEDEVQPDGNVIPAMTGHDEGVIAIRAAEADDLTREQARALMNEPYRTMLGHFRHEIGHFVWNKLVRDRDEFEGFRAVFGDERADYGLALEDHYQNGAPPDWQQSFISTYATAHPWEDFAECFAHYLHIVDTLETARAFGIAIDPRGHEEMAAEVDFDPYRAASAEQLVSAWIPLSVAINAIQRSMGQPDSYPFVLSSAVVTKLEYLHRLIQNRVAERKREAA, from the coding sequence ATGAGATTGTTTGCCTGCGACAGCTGCGATCAGGTCATCCACTTCGACAATCGACAATGCGTGCGGTGCGGTCACCGGCTGGGCTTCCTGCCTGACGATATCAGGATGCATGCGCTGGAACTGGCAGGCGACGAATGGCAGCTCGTGGCGGACAGGCAGCGTCGGGTGCGCTTCTGCGCCAATGCCGGTCTCGACATATGCAACTGGCTCGTTCCGGAGGAGGACGGCCATGAGTTCTGTATTGCCTGTCGCTACAACAGGCTGGTGCCGAACACCAACACGCAGGATGGCATCGACCGCTGGCGCCGCATCAGTCAGGCGCAGCGCCACCTGTTCTACTCCATGCTGCGTTGGCTGCTTTCGCCGCCCGATCGGCAGGAGGATCCACAAGGCGGCCTCGTCTTCGACTTTCTGGAGGATGAGGTGCAACCCGATGGCAATGTCATTCCCGCCATGACCGGCCATGATGAAGGCGTCATCGCTATCCGCGCCGCAGAAGCCGACGATCTCACCCGTGAGCAGGCACGCGCGTTGATGAACGAACCCTACCGGACGATGCTCGGTCATTTCCGTCACGAGATCGGTCATTTCGTCTGGAACAAGTTGGTCCGCGACCGCGATGAATTCGAGGGGTTTCGCGCGGTGTTCGGCGACGAGCGAGCCGACTACGGGCTCGCATTGGAGGATCACTACCAGAACGGTGCGCCACCCGACTGGCAGCAGAGCTTTATCAGCACCTATGCCACGGCGCATCCGTGGGAAGATTTCGCGGAGTGCTTCGCGCACTATCTCCATATCGTCGATACGCTGGAAACCGCGCGAGCCTTCGGTATCGCGATCGATCCGCGCGGCCACGAGGAGATGGCCGCGGAGGTAGATTTCGATCCCTACCGGGCCGCCAGCGCCGAGCAGCTTGTCAGTGCCTGGATACCGCTGTCGGTGGCGATCAATGCCATCCAGCGCAGCATGGGGCAGCCCGATTCCTATCCCTTCGTGCTGTCATCCGCCGTCGTGACGAAGCTCGAATATCTCCACCGGCTGATCCAGAACAGAGTGGCCGAGCGCAAGCGCGAGGCGGCCTAA
- a CDS encoding metal ABC transporter solute-binding protein, Zn/Mn family, translated as MISKRLLLSITLCASTMAATLPASAETLKVVASFTVLADVVKQVGGDHVHVTSLVGPNGDPHEFEPSPANARNLKEANVVFVSGEGLEGWMDRLISASGYQGKPVVASDGVTLRTMEEDGKTITDPHVWNSPVNVKVWVANIAKALAAADPADAGAFDNNAKAYTAKLDALDAYARSAFDKIPEDRRKVLTSHDAFGYFGREYGVSFLAPIGISTESEASAAEVAKLIEQIKQERVKTYFFENSNDPRLVRQVAKATGAEPGGELYVESLSDAKGPAPTYEKMFRFNVDQIAAAMRKSS; from the coding sequence ATGATCTCGAAACGACTGCTCCTATCCATCACGCTTTGCGCCTCGACAATGGCGGCCACGCTGCCCGCCTCCGCCGAGACGCTGAAGGTCGTTGCCTCCTTCACCGTCCTCGCGGATGTGGTCAAACAGGTGGGCGGCGACCATGTGCACGTCACCAGCCTCGTCGGCCCGAACGGCGATCCCCACGAGTTCGAACCATCGCCGGCCAATGCCAGAAACCTGAAGGAAGCGAACGTCGTCTTCGTCAGCGGCGAAGGCCTCGAAGGCTGGATGGACAGGCTGATCAGTGCATCCGGCTACCAGGGTAAGCCGGTGGTCGCCTCCGACGGCGTCACGCTTCGGACCATGGAAGAGGACGGCAAGACGATCACCGATCCGCATGTCTGGAACAGCCCCGTCAACGTCAAGGTCTGGGTCGCCAACATCGCGAAGGCGCTTGCCGCGGCGGATCCTGCTGACGCCGGTGCCTTCGACAATAATGCCAAGGCCTACACCGCGAAACTCGATGCGCTCGATGCCTATGCGCGCTCGGCCTTCGACAAGATACCTGAGGACCGCCGCAAGGTGCTGACGAGCCATGATGCTTTCGGCTACTTCGGCCGCGAATACGGGGTGAGCTTCCTAGCGCCGATCGGGATATCGACGGAAAGCGAAGCATCGGCTGCCGAGGTTGCAAAGCTGATCGAACAGATCAAGCAGGAGCGGGTCAAAACCTACTTCTTCGAAAACTCGAACGATCCGCGCCTCGTCCGCCAGGTCGCGAAGGCGACGGGCGCGGAGCCCGGCGGCGAACTCTACGTTGAATCGCTTTCGGACGCGAAGGGCCCCGCCCCCACCTATGAAAAGATGTTTCGCTTCAACGTCGACCAGATCGCCGCGGCGATGCGGAAATCGAGCTGA
- a CDS encoding CsbD family protein — translation MGSTTDKISGKTNEIAGKAKQAIGKATNDPALRGEGAAQETKGKAQVATGKVKDKLKGAVDRL, via the coding sequence ATGGGAAGCACCACCGACAAGATTTCGGGTAAGACCAACGAGATTGCCGGCAAGGCCAAACAGGCCATCGGCAAGGCCACCAATGATCCGGCTCTTCGTGGCGAAGGCGCGGCTCAGGAAACCAAGGGCAAGGCCCAGGTGGCAACGGGCAAGGTCAAGGACAAGCTGAAGGGCGCGGTCGACCGGCTCTGA
- a CDS encoding metal ABC transporter permease, producing MSAYDLFIAPFADYGFMRRALVACLCLGMGSGPIGVLLVLRRMSLVGDAMSHAILPGAAIGYMVAGSLSLTAMGLGGLVAGLAVALLSGAVSRATVLQEDASFASFYLASLALGVLIVSLRGSSIDLLHVLFGTILAIDAPALHQIGAITTVTLLTLAVIYRPLVVECFDPGFLRAVGGRGPLYHFLFLLLVVLTLVASFQALGTLMAVGLMMLPAAIAQLWCRSLPSMMAVAGASAVASGYLGLVASYHFELASGPTIIMTAALIYGLSIVFAPAGLLRRYFPRPHLEG from the coding sequence ATGAGCGCTTACGATCTCTTCATCGCGCCGTTTGCCGATTACGGCTTCATGCGGCGCGCGCTCGTCGCCTGCCTCTGCCTCGGCATGGGATCGGGGCCGATCGGCGTGCTGCTGGTTCTTCGCCGGATGAGCCTTGTCGGCGATGCCATGAGCCATGCGATCCTGCCGGGCGCGGCGATCGGCTATATGGTAGCCGGGTCGCTGTCGCTGACGGCAATGGGGCTCGGCGGACTTGTCGCGGGGCTTGCTGTCGCGCTGCTTTCAGGCGCCGTCAGCCGCGCTACCGTGTTGCAGGAAGACGCGAGCTTTGCCAGTTTCTACCTCGCGTCGCTGGCGCTCGGCGTGCTTATCGTCTCGCTTCGAGGATCCAGCATCGACCTGCTGCACGTGCTCTTCGGGACGATCCTTGCGATCGACGCGCCTGCCCTGCACCAGATCGGCGCGATCACCACCGTGACGCTGCTGACGCTCGCCGTCATCTATCGCCCCCTCGTCGTGGAATGCTTCGATCCCGGCTTCCTGCGGGCGGTCGGGGGCCGTGGACCGCTCTATCATTTCCTCTTCCTGCTGCTCGTCGTGCTGACCCTGGTTGCAAGCTTCCAGGCACTCGGCACGCTGATGGCGGTCGGCCTGATGATGCTGCCGGCTGCCATTGCACAGCTCTGGTGCCGAAGCCTGCCATCGATGATGGCGGTTGCCGGCGCAAGCGCTGTGGCGTCGGGTTATCTCGGGCTCGTTGCCTCCTACCATTTCGAGCTCGCCTCCGGACCGACGATCATCATGACCGCAGCCTTGATCTACGGCCTTTCCATCGTTTTCGCGCCCGCCGGACTTCTCCGGCGCTACTTCCCCCGCCCTCACCTTGAGGGCTGA
- a CDS encoding sensor domain-containing phosphodiesterase — MTNNRMLLSSPAGRFIAVIAALLLSAFMLAAGHVQAAEPVKISRDDTALDLTATTEIYANQGEAFQVSTAAGADGIRRRIEVRASSDNHQGDWAVFALANVSDEQLERVIVAPHFRLVNSKLFWPDLGSQRIIAITPSEGFALDRQPSDEADVFRITLNPGAVITFVAELSTPELPQIYLWEPDAYKDTINAFTLYRGIVLGIAGLLAVFLTILFVVKGTSMLPATAALAWAVLGYICVDFGFLGKLVSIASGDQRIWRACAEVALASSFVIFLFTYLNLNRWHTHLGYLTLAWVLGLALLFGVAIYDPSIAAGIARLSFALTATMGLLLIVYLGLNRYDRAILLVPAWALILVWIFGAWLTITGRLDNDIIQPALGGGLVLIVLLIGFTVMQHAFAGGAFQQGLFSDLERQSLALTGSGDMVWDWDVARDRVVTIPDVSMKLGLAPGTMHGAARNWLPRLHPDDRDRFRATLDVLLEHRRGRLNHEFRIRAEDGHFHWLLIRARPVLGSNGEVIRCVGTVVDVTEQKNSMDRLLQDALHDNLTGLPNRQLFVDRLQAVLALAPGGETLRPTVMVIDIDRYKMVNDALGIAAGDNILIALTRRLRRLLKPQDTLARLSGDQFGLILASERDPTKIADFADAISKAIMVPINFANREIILTASIGLASFVDQQENAASMLSDAELAMYRAKRAGGNRVEPFQPAFRDFGADRLQLESDLRRALERKELSMVYQPIAGLEDVEIAGFEALMRWEHPKRGSIPPSEFIPIAEASDIINMLGLFALEQATNDLMSWENQTGELPIFVSINLSSAQLLNNDLYEDVRSVLAKTHCDPSRLKLELTETMVMENPEQARLVLEKLKDVGLGLALDDFGTGYSSLSYLTRFPFDTVKLDKALVCDTSDRKATILRSVIAMARELDMKVVAEGIESNEDAIELAKMGCTFGQSYLFGPPMAAESVLRLLKERFPLTKRA, encoded by the coding sequence ATGACTAACAACCGCATGCTGCTCTCATCACCGGCCGGACGCTTCATCGCGGTGATCGCAGCTCTCTTGCTGTCAGCCTTCATGCTGGCTGCGGGTCATGTCCAGGCAGCCGAACCGGTCAAGATCTCGCGAGACGACACCGCGCTCGACTTGACGGCGACGACTGAAATCTATGCGAACCAGGGAGAGGCCTTCCAGGTTTCGACCGCTGCCGGAGCCGACGGTATCCGTCGCCGTATTGAGGTACGTGCCAGCTCCGACAACCACCAGGGCGATTGGGCCGTTTTCGCGCTTGCCAACGTCTCCGACGAACAGCTTGAGCGCGTCATCGTCGCGCCGCACTTCCGCCTGGTGAACTCGAAGCTTTTCTGGCCGGATCTCGGTTCGCAGCGCATCATCGCGATCACGCCGAGCGAAGGCTTCGCGCTCGATCGGCAGCCGAGCGACGAGGCCGATGTGTTCCGCATCACCCTCAATCCGGGCGCCGTGATCACCTTCGTCGCGGAGCTTTCGACGCCTGAACTGCCGCAGATCTATCTCTGGGAACCCGACGCCTACAAGGACACGATCAACGCCTTCACGCTCTATCGCGGCATCGTGCTCGGTATCGCCGGCCTTCTGGCGGTGTTCCTGACGATCCTCTTCGTCGTCAAGGGAACCTCGATGCTGCCGGCGACCGCAGCACTCGCCTGGGCGGTGCTCGGCTACATCTGCGTCGATTTCGGCTTCCTCGGTAAGCTCGTCAGCATAGCCTCCGGCGACCAGCGAATATGGCGCGCATGCGCGGAAGTGGCGCTTGCCTCGAGCTTCGTCATCTTCCTCTTCACCTACCTCAACCTGAACCGATGGCACACGCATCTCGGCTATCTGACGCTCGCCTGGGTGCTCGGCCTGGCGCTGCTTTTCGGGGTTGCCATCTACGACCCGTCGATCGCAGCCGGTATCGCGCGACTTTCCTTCGCGCTGACGGCGACGATGGGGCTTCTGCTGATCGTCTATCTCGGCCTCAACCGCTACGACCGCGCCATCCTTTTGGTGCCGGCATGGGCACTGATCCTCGTCTGGATCTTCGGTGCATGGCTGACCATCACGGGTAGACTCGACAACGACATCATCCAGCCGGCGCTCGGCGGCGGCCTCGTCCTGATCGTGCTGCTGATCGGCTTCACCGTCATGCAGCATGCGTTTGCCGGTGGTGCCTTCCAGCAAGGTCTCTTCTCCGACCTCGAGCGCCAGTCGCTGGCCCTGACCGGTTCGGGCGACATGGTGTGGGACTGGGATGTGGCACGCGACCGCGTCGTCACGATCCCCGACGTCTCAATGAAACTCGGGCTTGCACCGGGAACGATGCACGGGGCTGCGCGCAACTGGCTGCCGCGCCTTCATCCCGACGACCGCGATCGCTTCCGCGCCACGCTCGACGTGCTTCTCGAACACCGCCGCGGCCGCCTCAATCACGAGTTCCGGATCCGCGCCGAGGACGGCCATTTCCACTGGCTGCTGATCCGCGCGCGGCCGGTGCTTGGGTCGAACGGCGAGGTCATTCGCTGCGTCGGCACCGTCGTCGACGTGACCGAGCAGAAGAACTCGATGGATCGGCTGCTGCAGGACGCCCTGCACGACAATCTGACAGGCCTGCCGAACCGGCAACTCTTCGTCGACCGATTGCAAGCGGTTCTGGCGCTGGCGCCCGGCGGCGAAACGCTGCGGCCGACCGTCATGGTCATCGACATCGACCGCTACAAGATGGTCAACGACGCTCTCGGCATTGCGGCGGGCGACAATATTCTGATCGCGCTGACACGGCGTCTTCGCCGACTGCTGAAGCCGCAGGATACGCTTGCGCGGCTGTCCGGCGATCAGTTCGGCCTTATCCTCGCCTCCGAGCGCGACCCGACGAAGATCGCGGACTTCGCGGATGCGATCAGCAAGGCGATCATGGTGCCGATCAATTTCGCCAACCGCGAAATCATCCTGACGGCCTCCATCGGCCTCGCCTCGTTCGTCGACCAGCAGGAGAATGCCGCAAGCATGCTCAGCGACGCGGAACTGGCGATGTATCGTGCCAAGCGCGCCGGCGGCAACCGCGTGGAGCCGTTCCAGCCAGCGTTCCGCGACTTCGGTGCCGACCGGCTGCAGCTGGAATCGGATCTCCGTCGCGCGTTGGAGCGCAAGGAGCTGTCGATGGTCTACCAGCCGATCGCCGGGCTGGAGGACGTCGAGATCGCCGGCTTCGAGGCGCTGATGCGCTGGGAACATCCGAAACGCGGCAGCATTCCGCCGTCCGAGTTCATCCCGATCGCCGAGGCCTCCGACATCATCAACATGCTCGGCCTCTTTGCGCTGGAGCAGGCGACCAATGACCTCATGTCATGGGAGAACCAGACCGGCGAACTGCCGATCTTCGTCTCGATCAACCTCTCAAGCGCGCAGCTTCTGAACAACGACCTCTACGAAGACGTAAGGTCGGTGCTTGCCAAGACGCACTGCGACCCATCGCGACTGAAGCTAGAGCTGACCGAAACGATGGTGATGGAAAACCCGGAACAGGCACGCCTCGTTCTGGAGAAACTGAAGGACGTCGGCCTCGGTCTGGCACTCGACGATTTCGGCACCGGCTATTCCTCGCTGTCCTATCTGACGCGTTTCCCGTTCGATACCGTCAAGCTTGACAAGGCCCTCGTCTGCGACACCAGCGACCGGAAGGCGACGATCCTGCGCTCCGTCATCGCCATGGCCCGCGAACTCGACATGAAGGTGGTCGCGGAAGGGATCGAGTCGAACGAGGATGCGATCGAACTTGCGAAGATGGGATGCACCTTCGGCCAGAGCTATCTCTTCGGCCCGCCGATGGCAGCCGAATCAGTGTTGCGCCTGCTGAAGGAACGGTTTCCGCTGACAAAGCGGGCGTAA
- a CDS encoding metal ABC transporter ATP-binding protein — protein MIDTIHLHDLTVAYNRHPAVHHISGTFAPGSLTAIAGPNGAGKSTLLKAIIGEIRPVSGRVEHGLAPTDFGYLPQAADINRRFPISVLETVLLGAWREAGAFRQVGRAQRTKAFEALAAVGLEGFEGRSIGSLSAGQAQRALFARLLLQDAKVILLDEPFTAIDARTTRDLLDIVARWGAEGRTVIAVLHDFEQVRSHFPQTLLLAREIVDWGTTADVMRPDNLLRARAMAERWDEDAAVCAPAA, from the coding sequence ATGATCGATACGATCCACCTCCACGACTTGACGGTCGCGTATAACCGGCATCCTGCCGTCCACCATATTTCCGGGACCTTCGCTCCTGGCAGCCTCACGGCCATTGCGGGGCCGAACGGTGCCGGCAAGTCGACATTGCTGAAGGCGATCATCGGCGAGATCAGGCCGGTGTCCGGCCGGGTCGAACACGGGCTGGCGCCGACGGACTTCGGCTATCTGCCGCAAGCAGCCGATATCAACCGGCGATTTCCGATTTCCGTTCTCGAAACCGTCCTGCTGGGCGCCTGGCGCGAGGCCGGCGCGTTCCGGCAGGTCGGTCGTGCGCAGCGAACGAAAGCCTTCGAGGCACTTGCCGCCGTCGGGCTGGAAGGCTTTGAAGGGCGATCCATCGGCTCGCTTTCGGCCGGGCAGGCACAGCGCGCGCTGTTTGCACGGCTGCTGCTGCAGGATGCGAAGGTCATTCTGCTCGACGAGCCGTTCACCGCGATCGATGCCCGCACGACACGCGACCTTCTGGATATCGTCGCGCGATGGGGCGCCGAGGGACGAACCGTGATCGCGGTGCTGCACGACTTCGAGCAGGTTCGATCGCATTTCCCGCAGACACTTCTTCTTGCACGCGAGATCGTCGACTGGGGAACGACAGCCGATGTCATGAGGCCGGACAACCTCTTGAGAGCCCGGGCCATGGCGGAACGCTGGGACGAGGACGCAGCCGTCTGCGCGCCCGCCGCATGA
- a CDS encoding Dabb family protein, whose translation MILHCVLMRLKAAMTGDEKQSLFDAIVGLKQLIPGILDIKHGPNVSPEGLHAGYVDGFAVTFESADARDAYLVHPDHVAVGERIVSSTDGGLGGLIVFDLQV comes from the coding sequence ATGATCCTGCACTGCGTGCTGATGCGGCTGAAGGCAGCCATGACGGGGGATGAAAAGCAGTCCCTGTTCGACGCGATCGTCGGATTGAAGCAGCTGATACCAGGCATTCTCGATATCAAGCACGGCCCGAATGTCTCGCCGGAGGGGCTGCACGCCGGCTACGTCGACGGTTTTGCCGTGACCTTCGAGAGCGCAGATGCACGCGACGCCTATCTCGTGCACCCTGATCATGTCGCCGTCGGCGAGCGCATCGTCTCGTCGACGGACGGTGGACTTGGCGGTCTGATCGTCTTCGACCTGCAGGTCTAG